The following is a genomic window from Heliangelus exortis chromosome 26, bHelExo1.hap1, whole genome shotgun sequence.
TTCCTGCTAGGCTGGGTGCGCTTTCCTTTTAGTGTGGAAAAACCAACAACGGCTGGAAAATGCTGGTGGCCACACCCCAGCGTCAGAGGAGCAGGCTCGGATCGACTCCCAAGGGCCCCAGACGCGGTCGGCGGCGGGGCGGACGCTGCTTCAGAAGCGGGAATACCCATGGCCGCCCCTCGGGGTGGGTTATCTCGGCCCGCAGACCTATCTGTCGGCCGCAGCAGGGCCATGGGCTGGCGGGTGACAGCGCAAGCCggggggatgctgctggcccTTCTCGGGTGGGTGTCCTCCTGCGTCACCACCTTCGTGCCGCTCTGGAAGAGCCTCAACCTGGACCTGAACGAGCTGGAGGTCTGGACTATGGGGCTGTGGCAGGTTTGCATCGCCCAGGAGGAGGGAGCCGTGGAGTGCCGTTCCCACGGCTCCTTCCTAGCGCTGCCCCCCGAGCTACGCGTCTCCCGGCTCCTGATGTGCCTCTCCAacgggctggggctgctgggctgcctcCTGGCCGCCCCAGGGCTAGAAGCCTGGACGGCCTGCGAGGACAGACCCGGGCTGAAGCGGCGGCTCCTGCTCGCCGGGGGAGCAGCGTTGGGCACGGCGGGCATGGCCACCCTAGCGCCGGTCTCCTGGGTCGCCTACAACACCGTCCTCGACTTCTGGGACGACACCGTCCCCGACATCGTACCCCGGTGGGAATTCGGGGAGGCCACCTTCCTGGGGTGGTTCGCCGGAGCCTTCTTGGCTGCCGGTGGGCTGCTCCTTGCCTGCAGTGCCCGCTCCACGAGGACGGCATCCCCGCCGGCCCCCGCCAGCCGCCAGACCCCCTCCAGGCGGGGGCCAGGTGGGGGCCACACCCCGCACCCCAAAAACGCAGACCTGGTCATCTAGGGACTCGGGGCACCGTGCCCCATGCATCTCCCGGCTCTTCCCCCGGCAGGGACAGAGCTTGAGTGCTTCAACGGATGATTTGCCGCTTCCTACGGCagctttgcagatttttttttctttctcccgTGTGTCTGCTTCGCTTCTTCTCTTTTAAGGAGCAACCGCTTTTCCCGCAGCACTCGCCGAGCGAGGGTGGAAAGGCGACGAGGCCGAAGGGTCCGAGCAGCATTTGGGACTCCTGGGTACTTTTGCGGCAGAGTCACATCTTGGTGACGCTGCGCTGGCATCCCCCGCCGCAGCCGAGTCTGCCGCACTTTGCAGCTGTGCCCCGTGCTCCTTCTGTCCCGCTGATGTATTCGCAATAAATTATCGTAGCGGCCGGCGGCAGCCTGTCTCCGTGTTCTCAGCAGTCACAGCTGCATCTTGCACAAgcagggaggaggggtgggggctGGCAAGGGCAGCGCTGCCGCTCCGAGGATGCTTTGCTCCGTTCAGAAAAGACGGGGGGTGGGGAACAGAGAAAGGTGGAAAACAAGGGGGAGAGAGAACGGGGGATGAGGTGCCGGCAAAGCCACGtcccctgcagcagcctcatCTTCTCATAGCTAAGACGATAAAGCCCTTAAGTGTGGCACAGAGCTTCCTGCAGCGAGTTCCTCAGATGCGTCCCTCACTtgtgcagggaggtggggaagcCGCGGAGCTCTGGGGGTCTCCTTATCCCTTTCCTCCACCCTTCCCTgatgcagctggaaaaaaaccccaaaaccaaacaaaacaaaaaaacgaaGCCAGGCTGACGGCACAGAACATGAGGCTGGATTGACAGGTCCTGACAACAGCCGCCAGGGCGCTGGGCAGCAGTCAGGTTCACCCCCGGTTTAATCCCCACCGGAGAAAAGCCGCGGGTGCGTGACCTGAGTGGAGGAAGCCCCCGGCAGACACTGGCATTCCTGGGGGGAACCAAAGTCCGCCCTCCTGCCGCAGAGCCCTTGGGAAACCTGCCCTTTGCTCAGCCGAGGACCAGAGTACGGGAGCAGATGGGCCGGGCAAGGAGAGACCAACCCACGGGTGCCTGTGCTCCAGGGGTGcaaaggggaaagaggggagaggCAGATGCTCGGTCCTTCTCTATGAAGTTCAAGGAGGTAAAGGAGGAGGGTGGTGGCATTCTTGGCTGTCGAGTGGCTTTCCAAAGCCCCACTTTGAGAGGTCTGaccaacccagaaaaaaaagagagcctGTTGTGGCTCCAGCCCCTCACCTATGTCCTCGAGACACAGAGGGGGGACAGGACACCCAGCAAAGCTTTCCAGCTCCGGGACACTTCTCCACTCCAGCCCAATCCAAATATCAAGACTTCCCAGGCACCAGTCTGTGCTCGTGACAAGTCTTTGCTGTCTATTTTTGGCTTTGGACCTGTGCTGGATCTTTCCCTTTCTGGATGCAGCACAAAGAACAGGGCAGAGCCGCTGCCTCGTGACCGTCAGAATAACCGGATTCTCCTAATTTGGGAGTGTCTCCCCAAACCACATCCGACTGCCTCCCAGTCGGGATGACACAACAGCGGAACGTTCTCCCAGAATCCACTCCAGGGGCTCATCCCTCTGCTCGCCCACACAACGGgcaaaaaacctgaagaagtGGCAGCCCCGGCTCTGCAGCCTTCTGTTACCTGGGGGAGGCATAGGTCAGGGGTTTGACACAGGCAGCTGGAGTCTCTGTAGGCAGCTGCGCTTCTGCTTTATCATAAAATAGCAGGGAGAATGCCGGATTCTTCCCCTGGAGCTATTTATTCCTAAGGGGGGAAGGCACAACCACCAAGCAGGGGGGACCGTGCCGACAATTTCCATTCACAGATAGCTCGGCTAATTAGAACACATTTGGTACCCGGAGCAAGTCCTAGAAACGTCTAATTTCCTGGGAAAAGCCCTTACCCGTGTGTGTCTCTCCCCTCTTCCGACGCTGCTGACAAGAAATCTGTTCTGCCAGAGCCAAACAGCAGCGGCAGGTACAAGGGTGCCATTAAAACGCAGGGTACTCTTAGCAGCATAATGTGTAATTAAGTGTTTCCATTTCCcgattaataaagaaaaatagagaatCCATCTACCAGAAGAGAGCAGTTTTCCTTCCTCATTACTGCTTTAATGTCAATGTGTATCTCCCACAGCTTGCTCCCTCTCCCAAACCCCAGGAGTGAGCAGAGAGCAACTGGTGAGGGAAATCAGCTCTGGATTCTCTGCTCCCAAGAGCCAGACTCATAAGAAATCTCCCAGCATAAGTCACAAACTCTAAGGTTTTCTCAGGATCTGCCTGCCCAGCCCCTTCCCAACATGCTACTCCAAGCCCAGTGACACTTGGAAACACCAAACTCACCCCTTTTCCTGCTAAAGAATATGAATTCCTGTCCCGGCAACTCCCAAGGGCTCTGCTGTCTTCACAGAAGACCAACAATCAGCACACACATGGTTCTGCCTCTGGAAGCTTCATCAAGGTGCAgaaatttcagctttattttgcccacagatttttttttttcctgcttccttttcttcataCTGATGCCAGAAAGAACCTTAAGGCAGAACACCAGAGTGAAATGAAGACACAGAAggagttttttaaaattctaacaTAGAACAAATGCTTTTATTGCACTTTTAGAGAAATCTGCATAGTCCTAAAAAACAGGATCTCCCCTCCACCGATTCAGAACATTTGGTGTGTAACAACTGCTGCAGCTCAAACCCAAGTACAGGCTGCCTGCACAAGAGAATCAAAATGGGCAGTTTTTACACGAAGCCAACTACAAAACGCTCACCACCCACAGAAAAGGAGATTCCAGCCCTCACAGTGGTTTCAGCACTGAAACCCACCCACCAGGATGGAGTTTGCTTTCTGATTCAAGGGAAACATTCTACAGGGATTGTGATCTCCCTTCATCTGTAAGCTCTTGCTGTCCTTACCATCCTGTCCTGTCACTGCCACTCTTTTGCTCTCTGAGGAAGACTCCTGCACATATGTTCTTTTGCCAGTTAGAATACAAAAGGGAAATACTTGATCTAACTGAACTGGACACATGACAGAACACGAGCCACTGCCCCTCTCTTcactgcaggagctgggcaagACCTGAATGGTTTGTCTCCAGCAGCTCATTGTTTAGCAAGGTGTAAACACAGCTGACAGATCCACAGTAgctggctggaggagctgcctcTCGCTCTGCTGCCCTCACAGGCCCAGACGTCTGTTCCTAGGAAGCTGCAAACCCAAAGAAACCTGCTGGGATGGCTGGGGATGCCAGACAGACAGAGCTGCCAGGGACCCGGCTGCCTCTCAGGCTGCAACAGTGGTTCAGGTCCTGCATGTCACCACTGAACGTTTCATCTCAAAAGTGCAATACTGCTTTTTATTCATTTGTATTTACAAAGAACACGGCTTCCAATcacccctctctccctctcccctccagtAGGCCTGATGGAAGGAGGCTAGTGGTGTGCCCCGGGCTGTGAAGGGAGGTCTGGGGGTTCTACTGCACAGTGACAGCTGAGGCACCGTGGATGGACTCCATCACGGCTGCAAAGCGGCTGCAGAGGTCGTAGGGGGAGTTGGGCCGGATCTTGGGGGGCTCCTTCAGAACGATCACCTCGGTGGAGGAGTCCAGGAGCCGGGGCAGCAATTCACCCAACTTCATCTGCAGCTTGGCTGTCAAGGGGAGAGAATGGAAGGGTCAGTGGCACTGTAGGAGCCCAGGCAGCTGGCAGAAGGCTCCATTTGCCATAATATGACAAACCTCTCTTCAGAACACAAAGATCCCCTGATTCTGCTCCCCATCCACTCTGCTACACCCCTGCCCATGTTCCTGGCCAGTGGCAAACCTTCTCCTTGACCCTGATGAGGAGCATGGCCATCCCCCTGCACCTGCCAGCAGTCACCTACCATCTCTAGGGAACCTTTCATGTC
Proteins encoded in this region:
- the LOC139807693 gene encoding claudin-22-like — its product is MAAPRGGLSRPADLSVGRSRAMGWRVTAQAGGMLLALLGWVSSCVTTFVPLWKSLNLDLNELEVWTMGLWQVCIAQEEGAVECRSHGSFLALPPELRVSRLLMCLSNGLGLLGCLLAAPGLEAWTACEDRPGLKRRLLLAGGAALGTAGMATLAPVSWVAYNTVLDFWDDTVPDIVPRWEFGEATFLGWFAGAFLAAGGLLLACSARSTRTASPPAPASRQTPSRRGPGGGHTPHPKNADLVI